AGCCCTTGGAACATTGCCCAGTCTGCCATTGGGAAGGTAATCGTTCGCTGCGTAGTCCTCGGTCAAAGTCCAGCGTGGAGGGGGGGCTGGCGGTTCTGCATTCCTTGCGCCAGTCGCTCCGGTCTTCTTGCCTTTTTTGTAGTATTCAATGACCGGCTCATCGGCAAGTCCATTGAAGTTTTTGCCCAGCATCCGCCCACCCCGCGTGATGATTTGCCGGGCAGCCAACCAGCCCGCCCCCGCCGAAGCCAAGCCCAGTCCCAGGCTGATCCAGCCGAGTATCGATGCCGCTTCTGACCCTGGAGCCCGTTCATTGACCAGCTCTCCGGCAATACCCGTCACCCCCGAGGCGATGCCCAGCCCCATGGCGAGCAACGCCAGAGGTGTCGCGCCCCCCAAGGTCACAATACTCGCGGCAATTCCGACAACCCCCAATGCGATACCGACAATCGACTGCCATGAAAAATGCCCGGTGGGGTCTACACGATTGACCGGGTCCCCCAGGCAATATGCGTAGGCATTCAAGCCACCAGCACCGAACGGACTCAGGCTGTCGGGAGACAGAAAACGCATCAGCGTCGGACTGTAGGCCCTGTAGCCGCTGCCCAGCAGGTAGAGACCGGTGACTGGATCGAGCTGTTCGCCGCTGAAGCCCGGCAGACTGAAGAATCCGCCTTCGGCTTCCCGATGCCCATACGGGCTATAGGCGATGTCTGCAAGCTGGCCATTCTGCAGTAGCGTCAGCACACTTTGTTGCTGATCCGTGCCGAACATCCGCCCGCCTGCATCCAGTCCGCCTTGGCGCTGTCCCAACAGCAGGCCTCCATGTCGCACGACACTGCGCGAATCGCCGCAACGTACTTCGTTGATGACGCGACCGCAGTGATAGTAACGTTGAGTATCCGCACTGCCGGGTTGCGACAGCTCGACCAGGCGGTCGAAACCGTCGTAGTGGTGACCCCGCACCACTTGTCCTTGCGCATTGCTGACCCCCATCAGCCGTCCAAGCGCGTCGTACGCCAGCATGCGACCCTGGTCATCCTTGATCATCCGCCCATTGGCGTCATATTGCAGGGTGACCGGTTGCGGATAATCCGCGTGGGAATGACTGACCTCCGTGAGCTGAGCGGGATCGATCACGCTGTAGCTGAACGTCGTCAGATTGACACCCTGAGGGAATCGGGTTTGCAGTGTGAGGATGTTGTCCAGCGCATCGAAGGTGAACGTCTGCTCGACGATTTCCTTGCCATAGGGATCCCGTGGCCGCTGCGAACCTTCGCACGCGTAATGACTCAGTCGCCCGCGCACGTCATAAGCGAAGTGCTCATCGCGCAGTACTTGAATACCGCGCTTCAGGACTTTCTGCGCCAGCTTGCCGGACGGGGTGTAGCTCGACGTCAGCGTCTGGCTCTCCAGGCCTTCGACTTCAAATCGACGGGTGGTTTCACGCCCGATATCGTCATAGGCCAGATGGGTCTTCATGCGCTGGGTTGTCGATGCATCCCAGGCATCGACCCGCTCCAGCAGACCTGCGGCGTTGTAGGCGTATTCGGCCCGCAAAGTGCCGTGGGTGAAAGCGGCCTTGCGCCCCCATTTGTCATATTCGGTCTTGTGTTCGTTACCCTGTCCATCAATGAAGGCCAGCGGCCGGCCACCGAGCGACCAGGTATGGGACGTCGTCTGGCGGTGCTCACCGTACACAGTCATTTCGGACTTCAAGCGCCCGGAAGGGTAATAGTCGAAACGATGTTCGCGCCCCTGCTCGTTGCAGGTTTCAGGCTTGCCATGCACAGCGTCATAGGTGACGAGGGAGAGCAGTCCGTCGGCCTTGCGCTCGACCACCCGGCCGCCGAGCCCCTGAGGCCGGGCGAATTCGACCTTTTTCCCGTCAGCGCCCATTTGCCATTTGGCCAGGCTGGAACCCGTTTCATAGCTCGTTGTGGAGGTACGACCACCGACCGAACTTGCAGTCAGGCGACCCAGTCCGTCGAATACCTGGCGACCCAGCTCCAGATCGCCAGCCTTGATCCTTACCGGCAACTCTTCGGCGCTGTGATCGGCATATTCAGTCTCGACCGCATGCCCATCCGGCAACTCGCTGCGAATCAATCGATCAAAAACGTCGTATCGGTAAAAGGTCTTGTTGCCGTCCGGATCGGTCTGACTGTGGGTTCTGCCGTACCCGTCATGTTCAAAGAACGACTTGCCCAGGCTCGTACCCTTCTGGTCGAGCATCTCAATACTTTTCGGCTTGCCGAAAGCATTGAAAAGCGTCACGGCCTTCCCCATTCCCTCCTGCCACTGCGTCTCCTGGAGCGAGACTGGATCGACCTCGCGATGCTCTACGCGACCGTCGGCATAGTGCATTTGCTTGACCTGCCCCCAACTGTCATAGACCAGTCGAGTACGGGCCGGACAGGCAATGCCGCCCCACCAGTCTGTGCGCGTCTCCTCCACCCGATGCCCCGCCTTGTCATGAAGTGCGGAGTAGACCGCGCGCATCAGACTTTCTTGCGGCACTGCCTCATCGGCGTGATCGCAATCAAGCTCCTGGATGCCGATCACACGCCCCAACCCGTCGTAACTGACTCTTTGGACGCCCCCCGCCGGGTCCGTGACCGTCATTGTTGCGGGCGATGCACCGCCTGCAATCTGATAGCCCCAGGTCGTCGAGACGGCGTTGGCGGTGTTCGGGAAGAGGGTCTTGCTCAGGCAGCGGCCAATGGCGTCGTACTCGTAATCGACTCGATCAGCGTCCGCCCCGGTTTCGGACATTTTCAATCCACTGAGTGTCGAGAGGACTTGCCTGGTGGTTTGCTGGGCATTGTCGAACCCATGAACGGTAGTGGTCAGATGAAGGCGAGTCCCCTCCAGTCGATAGGTAAATGCCGAACGGGTGGTCAGTTCGTTCCGAATGGCGCGTTGCTCTTGCAAGGCGCCATGCCTGAGGGGATCCGCGGGTGTATCGAAGTATCGATACTCGACTTTCGAACGAAGGATCTCGTTGCCCTCCACTTTCTCGAAAAACTGCTCTTCGACAATCACAACGCTTGCCAGCGACGCCCCCTGTAGGGGCGAGTGCAGGGCATATCGAAAACGGGTGCAAGTCGAAGCCCCGCCACCGTAGGCGGCCACGACCGTTCGTTGTTTCTCGAACCGCACAAAACCGAAAGGATCCGCCGGGCAATCCGCCTCCCCGGCCGATGGATAAAATTCGGACAGCGTCGTGACACCGTCGGGTCCCACCTGCCTGAGCAGGTTGCCCACCGAATCGAACTCGGTGACCGATGTTTCCTGACGCAGCTTTTTGGTGAGGCGGTTCTCGTACTTCAGAGTCTGGGTCCGGGGCAGGCGAAACTGCGCCGGTTGTTCGTTGAAAGATTTTCCTGGCGCAAGGTGATACTCGGTGCTTTGCGAAGTCACCGCTTCCCCACACGTCGTGACCTGCTCCACTAACAAGTGAAACTTGTTGAATGTCCGCTTGATGTGACTGTGTACCTTGGCGTCGACCAACAAACGCTCCTCGGACACATACCGGTAATTCCAGGGTGCAGAGTAGAGCGGATCGCCATCGTGGGACGACTCCACCGTCAAGCCATGCCCAAGAAAGTTACGATCCGAAAACGTGTAAGTCTTGCTCACCTTCGGTTGCCCGTGCCCGGGATAAATATCATGGGACATCACATGGGGCAGCGTCACTGTCGCAGCAGATTCGCCGGAAGGCAGCAGATGACCTTGCTCCTTGTAGCGAATGATTTCGACGGCCCCCAGCGGCGTCACGACCCGTTTCAGGTAACCGATTTCATCGATGAGCGAATATTCGAGCTCCCAGCCCCTGCCCTCGGGCAGACTGATCGCAACAACCCGATCATTACTGTTGAGCGTCATGGTGAAGTCGGCTCTGGATGTCGCGTCCGGGTTCTGAATCAACGTGACCTGCGTTGCCTTGCGTGTGATTTTCAGCAACGTTCGTTGGTCATCTTTGACCTCGATCAGCTCCGGGTATTGATTGACCACTTTGTAAATCAACGTGATGGCCACGCCGTTGGCTGCCACGATCCGGGTAGGAACGGCGACTGAGCTGCCACCCTGCACCGTCAGTTCCTCCCGATGCCCGTCCTTGTAACGAACATCAAAGCGCCCAGTAGCAGTTTTCACGACCTTGACGCTTTCCAGCTTCATTTCCCTGAACTGAAGACCCATGGCCGTTTCGACGGCCTTGTAACGCTCGCCTCCGGACAAGGTCATCATCTTGCTGATTGTGTCGTAATGGGTCGTGGCCAGCGACCAGCCCAAACCGTAGCCGGTGTTTCGGCTATCGAGTGGATTGAAACTCAGAGCAAGTCCGAACGAAGGCCCGTTGAGGTCCGCAGAGCGGGCAGTGCCCAAAGATAAAGAACAGGTATACAAGCCAGTACGAGGATCAACACCGCCCCTCACAAACTCGCCAAAATTGAATGCATTGGAATGCACAGAGCCCGGAGAAGGGTTCTCCATATACAGCTTCCTTATTGTGCCTGGAAATAATAAACAACGAACTGCGAAGCGAAGCTCCGCAGCATCGAAACAATGACGATCAGGCTCGCTAAAACATTCGAGGAGAAATCAAGCCAACTTGAATGAACGACCAGAAAGATTCGGTTTTATTTGAATCCAATGCGCAGTGCCAAACTCATCGAACACGGTCAGTGCAAAGTCCTGATCCTGTACCCGCTGATGCTGATAGTCGGGAGAGAGATAACTCAATACCGTCAGCTTACCCGGCTGCTGGTTAACGGGTGTCCCGACATATCCCTTGGGCCCGCGAATGGTTGCACTGACGCCATAGACAGGTGCCATATAACCGCAATAAGTTCTTCCGCCAGAATGGGAGTCGTCGATATTTCCGGAAGCAAAGAACAGCGTTGCGTCATCGTCATCCTTTTGCACCTTGGTGCTGGCCCATTCCAGTAGATGAATAGAGCGCTGGCCTGCATTAAGCCCCAGGTTATACCGATGAATGGCATCGAAACGATCAACGATCCTCTCACTGACCTTTTCCAGGGAAAAGTGGCTCAACGGGTACTGGACCGGTGATATCGCCTCCAGTGTTACGCTGCTGTCGCCCCCGCTCGATTGACCGTTACTTCGAATCACTTCGTCACCCAGGGTGATCTCGGCGGCAATCTGCAGTGAGCCCGGCTTGGTGCTGGTGACCCAGAACTCATAGACCTGAAGGGGGTCGGCAGGATCGGTAATGCGGTTATGACTAGTCGGCACCAGAGCAGTGGCCCGAGCGATACCGCCCGACATGTCATGGGCGTAACGATTTTCCCGGGTCTCGACTTTCCAGTCGCCCGAAAGTGGCCGCGCACCGTTATAGGAAATGAGGCGAAG
The sequence above is a segment of the Pseudomonas sp. HS6 genome. Coding sequences within it:
- a CDS encoding RHS repeat domain-containing protein, with protein sequence MENPSPGSVHSNAFNFGEFVRGGVDPRTGLYTCSLSLGTARSADLNGPSFGLALSFNPLDSRNTGYGLGWSLATTHYDTISKMMTLSGGERYKAVETAMGLQFREMKLESVKVVKTATGRFDVRYKDGHREELTVQGGSSVAVPTRIVAANGVAITLIYKVVNQYPELIEVKDDQRTLLKITRKATQVTLIQNPDATSRADFTMTLNSNDRVVAISLPEGRGWELEYSLIDEIGYLKRVVTPLGAVEIIRYKEQGHLLPSGESAATVTLPHVMSHDIYPGHGQPKVSKTYTFSDRNFLGHGLTVESSHDGDPLYSAPWNYRYVSEERLLVDAKVHSHIKRTFNKFHLLVEQVTTCGEAVTSQSTEYHLAPGKSFNEQPAQFRLPRTQTLKYENRLTKKLRQETSVTEFDSVGNLLRQVGPDGVTTLSEFYPSAGEADCPADPFGFVRFEKQRTVVAAYGGGASTCTRFRYALHSPLQGASLASVVIVEEQFFEKVEGNEILRSKVEYRYFDTPADPLRHGALQEQRAIRNELTTRSAFTYRLEGTRLHLTTTVHGFDNAQQTTRQVLSTLSGLKMSETGADADRVDYEYDAIGRCLSKTLFPNTANAVSTTWGYQIAGGASPATMTVTDPAGGVQRVSYDGLGRVIGIQELDCDHADEAVPQESLMRAVYSALHDKAGHRVEETRTDWWGGIACPARTRLVYDSWGQVKQMHYADGRVEHREVDPVSLQETQWQEGMGKAVTLFNAFGKPKSIEMLDQKGTSLGKSFFEHDGYGRTHSQTDPDGNKTFYRYDVFDRLIRSELPDGHAVETEYADHSAEELPVRIKAGDLELGRQVFDGLGRLTASSVGGRTSTTSYETGSSLAKWQMGADGKKVEFARPQGLGGRVVERKADGLLSLVTYDAVHGKPETCNEQGREHRFDYYPSGRLKSEMTVYGEHRQTTSHTWSLGGRPLAFIDGQGNEHKTEYDKWGRKAAFTHGTLRAEYAYNAAGLLERVDAWDASTTQRMKTHLAYDDIGRETTRRFEVEGLESQTLTSSYTPSGKLAQKVLKRGIQVLRDEHFAYDVRGRLSHYACEGSQRPRDPYGKEIVEQTFTFDALDNILTLQTRFPQGVNLTTFSYSVIDPAQLTEVSHSHADYPQPVTLQYDANGRMIKDDQGRMLAYDALGRLMGVSNAQGQVVRGHHYDGFDRLVELSQPGSADTQRYYHCGRVINEVRCGDSRSVVRHGGLLLGQRQGGLDAGGRMFGTDQQQSVLTLLQNGQLADIAYSPYGHREAEGGFFSLPGFSGEQLDPVTGLYLLGSGYRAYSPTLMRFLSPDSLSPFGAGGLNAYAYCLGDPVNRVDPTGHFSWQSIVGIALGVVGIAASIVTLGGATPLALLAMGLGIASGVTGIAGELVNERAPGSEAASILGWISLGLGLASAGAGWLAARQIITRGGRMLGKNFNGLADEPVIEYYKKGKKTGATGARNAEPPAPPPRWTLTEDYAANDYLPNGRLGNVPRAKYEEFRVDIATNNKSPIDASKNYPGSKYDPYPNYANARPFKGYEHAHTRLSQEHRVFFLTNNDIRHVIIKQIGSHDPAW